In Wolinella succinogenes DSM 1740, a single genomic region encodes these proteins:
- the glmU gene encoding bifunctional UDP-N-acetylglucosamine diphosphorylase/glucosamine-1-phosphate N-acetyltransferase GlmU — protein MNLSIVILAAGAGTRMKSKTPKVLHTLCGREMLYYVIKEAKKLSDDVSVVLFHESEMVKKSIEKYFSDIRYVIQDHVNYPGTGGALMGIEPKYQKILVLNGDMPLVEAEELKQFLRAGSDFVMSVLDLEDGSGYGRVVIHGGSVERIVEEKDATGEEKSLGTVNAGVYLFDRALLACYLPRLKNDNAQKEFYLTDVVEMARKDRLIVAPLFVKEENFKGVNSKADLAEAEAIMTGRIRRRWMREGVRMRLPETIYIDEGVKFVGECFIENGVSITGDSYIEESHIKAHSVIEESRVIRSDVGPMAHLRPQCEVTETHIGNFVEVKKSKLTGVKAGHLSYLGDCEVDEGSNIGAGVITCNYDGKKKHLTKIGKNVFVGSDSQLVAPVSIEDDSIIGAGSTITKNVKSGELALSRAKQENIAGFFARYFSSSK, from the coding sequence ATGAATTTATCCATTGTGATTCTCGCGGCTGGCGCTGGCACCCGAATGAAGTCCAAAACCCCTAAAGTCCTTCACACTCTCTGTGGGAGAGAGATGCTCTATTATGTTATCAAAGAGGCGAAGAAGCTGAGCGATGATGTGAGTGTTGTTTTGTTTCATGAAAGTGAAATGGTAAAAAAAAGTATAGAAAAATACTTCTCTGACATTCGCTATGTGATTCAAGATCACGTCAACTATCCTGGAACGGGTGGGGCGCTCATGGGGATAGAGCCTAAATATCAAAAGATTCTCGTGCTTAATGGCGATATGCCGCTAGTCGAGGCCGAGGAGCTGAAGCAGTTCTTGAGGGCGGGGTCAGATTTTGTGATGAGCGTGCTTGATCTAGAGGATGGATCGGGCTATGGGCGCGTGGTGATTCACGGGGGTAGCGTGGAGAGAATCGTTGAAGAGAAGGATGCCACAGGAGAGGAGAAATCTCTTGGCACGGTGAATGCGGGGGTCTATCTTTTTGATCGCGCTCTTTTGGCTTGCTATCTTCCGAGACTCAAGAATGACAACGCCCAAAAAGAGTTCTACCTCACTGATGTGGTTGAGATGGCTAGAAAAGATCGACTCATCGTCGCTCCGCTCTTTGTTAAAGAGGAGAATTTCAAAGGGGTGAATTCTAAGGCCGATCTTGCCGAAGCAGAGGCGATCATGACGGGACGAATTCGCCGCCGATGGATGAGGGAGGGCGTGAGAATGCGCCTCCCTGAGACCATCTATATTGATGAAGGGGTGAAGTTTGTCGGCGAATGCTTTATTGAGAATGGAGTCTCCATCACGGGCGATTCTTACATTGAAGAATCTCACATTAAAGCCCACAGCGTGATTGAAGAGAGCCGTGTGATTCGAAGCGATGTGGGGCCTATGGCGCACCTCAGACCACAGTGCGAAGTGACAGAGACTCACATTGGGAATTTTGTTGAGGTCAAAAAGTCCAAGCTCACGGGCGTGAAAGCGGGGCATTTAAGCTATCTTGGCGATTGCGAGGTGGACGAGGGGAGCAATATTGGCGCAGGAGTGATCACCTGCAACTACGATGGCAAGAAAAAGCATCTGACCAAAATTGGTAAAAATGTCTTCGTGGGGAGCGATTCGCAGCTCGTTGCGCCCGTCTCTATCGAAGATGATTCGATCATTGGCGCGGGGAGCACGATCACCAAGAATGTGAAAAGCGGAGAGTTGGCGTTAAGCCGTGCCAAGCAGGAGAACATCGCGGGATTTTTTGCGCGCTACTTCTCCTCTTCAAAGTAG
- the trmA gene encoding tRNA (uridine(54)-C5)-methyltransferase TrmA, with the protein MICPHQGTCGGCALALPYEEQWKLKESEFRELLPLSKDTPTDLYPSAPHSFRARAEFRLYRNESGRLSYAMSQKGSKQPLPIQSCPILLPSIQALMPSLLEALESDEILTQKLFGVEFLSGLSQEVLVSLLYHKRLDHAWEERALGLLSSLPTLSSLIGRSKGQKIVLGESFITETLTIDSKPWRFLHYEGSFTQPNPKVNEKMIEWIISAPPQGDLLELYCGAGNFTLPLSSRYAKILATEVSKTSIHAAKQNCELNSVRHISFVRLNAQETQSALEGEREFYRLRELDLPSYDFQAVFVDPPRAGLGAEVASFLRRFDQILYISCNPKTLQSDLEVLQLSHDVERFALFDQFPYTPHLESGVILRQRR; encoded by the coding sequence ATGATCTGTCCTCATCAAGGAACTTGCGGAGGATGCGCCCTAGCTCTCCCCTATGAAGAGCAGTGGAAACTCAAAGAGAGCGAGTTTAGAGAGCTTCTCCCCCTCTCCAAGGATACCCCCACCGATCTCTATCCCTCCGCCCCCCACTCTTTTAGGGCGAGGGCTGAGTTTCGCCTCTATCGCAACGAATCGGGCAGACTCTCCTACGCAATGAGCCAAAAGGGAAGCAAACAGCCCCTCCCCATCCAATCCTGTCCGATTCTTCTCCCCTCCATCCAAGCCCTCATGCCCTCGCTCCTAGAGGCGCTAGAATCCGATGAGATTCTCACGCAAAAACTCTTTGGAGTGGAATTCCTCTCCGGCCTAAGCCAAGAGGTGCTCGTGAGCCTTCTCTATCATAAACGGCTCGATCATGCCTGGGAGGAGCGCGCCCTAGGGTTGCTCTCATCTCTTCCTACACTCTCTTCACTGATTGGGCGATCCAAAGGTCAAAAAATCGTCCTAGGAGAGTCTTTCATCACCGAGACCCTCACGATTGACTCCAAACCCTGGCGATTCCTCCACTATGAAGGCTCCTTCACCCAACCCAATCCCAAGGTGAACGAGAAGATGATCGAATGGATTATCTCAGCCCCTCCCCAAGGGGACCTCTTGGAGCTCTATTGCGGGGCAGGGAATTTCACCCTTCCCCTCTCCTCGCGCTACGCCAAGATTCTCGCCACCGAGGTCTCTAAAACCTCCATCCACGCCGCTAAACAAAACTGCGAGCTCAATAGTGTGCGCCACATCTCTTTTGTTCGCCTCAACGCCCAAGAGACCCAGAGCGCCCTAGAGGGAGAGCGGGAGTTTTATCGCCTACGCGAGCTTGACCTCCCCTCCTATGACTTTCAAGCGGTCTTTGTTGATCCCCCTAGAGCAGGGCTTGGTGCCGAAGTCGCTTCATTTTTGAGACGCTTTGATCAGATTCTCTATATATCTTGTAATCCAAAGACGCTCCAAAGCGACCTAGAAGTGCTACAATTAAGCCATGACGTAGAGAGATTCGCTCTCTTTGACCAGTTCCCCTACACGCCCCATCTCGAATCAGGAGTGATTTTGCGCCAAAGGAGGTGA
- the thiS gene encoding sulfur carrier protein ThiS, whose amino-acid sequence MKKVWINGEEREFLDALTLLEMIESLGIMEKVMAAAVNTQIIKQAEWGAFIPKAGDRIELLQFVGGGER is encoded by the coding sequence ATGAAGAAAGTGTGGATCAATGGCGAGGAGCGAGAATTTCTTGACGCATTGACACTTTTGGAGATGATTGAATCGCTGGGAATCATGGAGAAGGTGATGGCCGCAGCGGTGAACACGCAGATCATCAAGCAGGCGGAATGGGGAGCATTTATCCCCAAAGCAGGAGATCGAATCGAATTGCTACAGTTTGTGGGAGGGGGAGAGAGATGA
- a CDS encoding motility protein A — MDLGSVIGMVLIFALLGSAMMMGVGIGPYIDIPSVLITIGGSVAALLISFKLEQMKNLFKYLGVAFKPPKYDVPALVKKLVDYATQARRDGILSLEQTANQEENDFLRKGLSMAVDGAEPDTIRELLEIDMEQTLGRHKANAGIFDTWAALGGAFGMIGTLIGLVAMLMNMSDPSTIGPAMAVALITTFYGALLGNVVGAPIASILLIRAGDEALVKQLIIEGIMSIQAGDNPRTLEAKLLAFLPPTQRISQFE, encoded by the coding sequence ATGGATTTAGGCAGTGTCATCGGAATGGTGCTAATCTTCGCACTACTAGGCTCGGCGATGATGATGGGGGTAGGGATTGGCCCTTACATCGACATCCCTTCGGTTCTTATCACGATTGGGGGCTCAGTTGCTGCTCTACTCATCTCTTTCAAGCTAGAGCAGATGAAAAACCTCTTCAAATACCTCGGTGTCGCCTTCAAGCCTCCCAAATATGATGTTCCAGCCTTAGTCAAAAAGCTCGTGGATTACGCCACTCAGGCTCGGCGTGATGGAATCTTGTCTCTGGAACAGACTGCCAATCAAGAAGAAAACGATTTCCTCCGCAAAGGTCTAAGCATGGCCGTCGATGGAGCCGAACCCGACACGATTCGAGAGCTCTTGGAGATTGATATGGAGCAGACGCTCGGACGACACAAGGCCAATGCAGGGATTTTTGACACTTGGGCGGCCCTTGGGGGAGCCTTTGGTATGATTGGAACCCTCATTGGTCTAGTGGCGATGCTCATGAACATGTCTGACCCTAGCACCATCGGACCCGCGATGGCGGTCGCTTTGATCACCACCTTCTATGGAGCGCTTTTGGGGAACGTCGTAGGTGCGCCTATTGCGAGCATTTTGCTCATCCGCGCTGGCGATGAGGCTCTCGTCAAGCAGCTCATCATTGAGGGAATTATGTCCATCCAAGCAGGGGATAACCCAAGAACCCTTGAAGCCAAGCTTCTCGCCTTCTTGCCTCCCACACAGAGAATCAGCCAATTTGAGTAG
- a CDS encoding OmpA family protein → MAEAKRKCKPCDCVKGLPLWLGTFGDLMSLLLTFFILLLSMATFDAKKLTEAEGSIQGALSILPGGLKTEPGKNRIQQLAEITFTPESAEEINRVESLFMEFQEMAKVAEGPSSAVGSGSEGFIVRLPAALLFKEGGIEVENSDGFLFVKRMAEIVNRLPKDVHVEVRGHTDTLPLPAQAPQDKLELTAKRALSVSKLLVKEGIDPKRITTVGRGDQDPLTHARTPEAQESNRRVDIYLYPKETQTLAPGNILDKTIKQEK, encoded by the coding sequence TTGGCTGAGGCAAAACGCAAATGTAAGCCTTGTGACTGCGTCAAAGGACTTCCCCTGTGGCTGGGCACTTTTGGCGACCTCATGAGTCTTTTGCTCACCTTTTTTATCCTCCTCCTCTCCATGGCCACTTTTGACGCCAAGAAACTGACCGAAGCCGAAGGAAGCATCCAAGGAGCACTCAGCATTCTGCCCGGAGGGCTCAAGACCGAACCCGGGAAGAATCGTATCCAGCAGCTCGCCGAGATCACCTTCACCCCAGAGAGCGCCGAAGAGATCAATCGCGTGGAGAGTCTCTTCATGGAGTTTCAAGAGATGGCCAAGGTGGCCGAAGGACCCTCTAGTGCGGTAGGAAGCGGAAGCGAGGGCTTCATCGTGCGACTCCCTGCGGCACTCCTTTTTAAAGAGGGGGGAATCGAGGTGGAGAATAGTGATGGTTTCCTCTTTGTCAAACGCATGGCCGAGATTGTCAATCGCCTTCCCAAGGATGTCCATGTTGAAGTCCGAGGCCACACCGACACTCTCCCCCTCCCCGCCCAAGCCCCTCAAGATAAGCTAGAGCTGACCGCCAAACGCGCACTCTCGGTCTCCAAACTTCTTGTCAAAGAGGGGATCGACCCCAAGAGAATCACCACCGTAGGACGGGGCGACCAAGACCCCCTCACGCACGCTAGAACCCCCGAAGCCCAAGAGAGCAATCGTCGCGTGGATATCTATCTCTACCCCAAAGAGACTCAGACACTCGCCCCTGGCAACATTCTCGATAAAACCATCAAACAGGAAAAATAA
- the fliP gene encoding flagellar type III secretion system pore protein FliP (The bacterial flagellar biogenesis protein FliP forms a type III secretion system (T3SS)-type pore required for flagellar assembly.), giving the protein MKLSLWLLWVGFSSLALGAEPTLPTVNLSIGAPTDPGDLVSTLNIVVVLTLLVLAPSLVLVMTSFTRLIIVFSFLRTAMGTQQSPPTQLLVSLAMVLTFFIMEPIAKQSYEIGIKPYLAKEIPYDVAFVKSVGPFKEFMIRNTREKDLALFYRIRGMENPQTIEDIPLTMVIPAFMISEMKTAFQIGFLIYLPFLVIDMVISSILMAMGMMMLPPVMISLPFKILVFVLVDGFNLLVGSLVESFK; this is encoded by the coding sequence TTGAAACTCTCTCTCTGGCTCTTATGGGTAGGATTCTCTTCACTCGCCCTTGGGGCTGAACCAACCCTACCCACGGTCAATCTCTCCATCGGTGCCCCCACGGATCCGGGCGATTTGGTGAGCACGCTCAATATCGTTGTTGTCCTCACGCTACTCGTCCTTGCCCCCTCTTTGGTGCTGGTGATGACCAGTTTCACGCGTCTTATCATCGTTTTCTCCTTTTTACGAACAGCCATGGGAACCCAGCAATCGCCGCCCACGCAACTCCTCGTCTCGCTTGCCATGGTGCTCACCTTTTTCATCATGGAACCTATCGCGAAGCAGAGCTACGAGATAGGCATCAAGCCCTACCTAGCCAAAGAGATTCCCTATGATGTGGCTTTTGTGAAGAGTGTTGGGCCCTTTAAAGAGTTCATGATTCGCAACACCAGAGAGAAAGATCTCGCCCTCTTCTATCGCATCAGGGGCATGGAAAACCCCCAAACCATCGAGGATATTCCCCTCACCATGGTGATTCCTGCCTTCATGATCAGCGAGATGAAGACCGCTTTTCAGATTGGATTCCTCATCTATCTCCCCTTCTTGGTGATTGACATGGTGATTAGCTCCATCCTCATGGCCATGGGGATGATGATGCTCCCCCCCGTCATGATCTCACTTCCCTTTAAGATTCTTGTCTTTGTGCTTGTGGATGGTTTCAACCTTCTTGTGGGAAGCCTCGTGGAGAGCTTCAAATGA
- the argC gene encoding N-acetyl-gamma-glutamyl-phosphate reductase — protein MKKIPVGIVGVSGYTGLELLKMLLEHPYLELVYAANTEGGVRVGALHSSLQGVSDLSVEKADPKEAAKRCELLFLALPHQSAMEFAKEVLSLGKKVVDLSADYRLSLERYEAHYCPHLDKENLSHAVYGLIEWAREEIVQARLIANPGCYPTATLLGILPFIPYLDEDSSLFVDAKSGVSGAGKKLTHNTHYPTINENLFAYSPLSHRHEPEIAEKIELWGKKAKKVNFIPHLTPLTRGMLVSTFARLKEPVDAMAILRERYANEPFIRLRSSPVEIKAVAGTHFCDIYAMSQGRDLWVNSAIDNLLRGASSQAIANANLMLGLPEGAGLPRFAYAP, from the coding sequence ATGAAAAAGATTCCCGTTGGAATCGTCGGAGTGAGCGGCTACACAGGGTTGGAGCTTCTGAAAATGCTTTTAGAGCATCCCTATTTGGAGCTAGTCTACGCCGCTAATACCGAAGGGGGTGTGAGGGTGGGCGCTCTTCACTCCTCGCTTCAAGGGGTTTCAGATTTGAGCGTGGAGAAGGCTGATCCCAAAGAGGCGGCGAAGCGATGTGAGCTGCTCTTTTTGGCGCTCCCTCATCAAAGTGCCATGGAGTTTGCCAAAGAGGTGCTCTCTTTGGGGAAAAAAGTCGTTGACCTTTCCGCGGATTACCGCCTCTCTTTAGAGCGCTATGAGGCACACTACTGCCCCCATCTTGACAAAGAGAATCTCTCCCATGCCGTCTATGGACTCATTGAGTGGGCAAGAGAGGAGATCGTCCAAGCGAGGCTAATCGCCAATCCTGGGTGTTATCCCACCGCTACACTCCTTGGAATCCTCCCCTTTATCCCCTATCTAGACGAAGATTCTTCACTCTTTGTGGATGCCAAAAGTGGCGTGAGTGGTGCAGGCAAAAAACTGACCCACAACACCCACTACCCCACCATTAACGAGAATCTTTTTGCCTACTCGCCTCTCTCGCATCGTCACGAACCAGAGATTGCGGAGAAGATTGAGCTTTGGGGTAAAAAAGCCAAAAAAGTGAATTTCATCCCCCATCTCACGCCGCTTACTAGAGGAATGCTGGTCTCCACCTTTGCGCGATTGAAGGAGCCTGTGGATGCGATGGCGATTCTAAGGGAGCGCTACGCCAATGAGCCTTTTATCAGGTTGCGCTCTTCCCCTGTGGAGATTAAAGCGGTCGCAGGAACGCACTTTTGCGACATCTATGCAATGAGTCAAGGGCGGGATTTGTGGGTCAATAGCGCGATTGACAATCTTTTGCGTGGGGCGAGCTCTCAAGCGATTGCCAATGCCAATTTGATGCTGGGATTGCCCGAGGGTGCTGGATTGCCCCGCTTTGCCTATGCTCCATGA
- a CDS encoding response regulator transcription factor, with the protein MTYMEEAVDLSVLYVEDDELSRSGIFNALKRKVKNIHFAANGQEGLEVFKEHRPDVVITDIKMPLLNGLEMAKQILEMEPSVEIIVATAFEDAELFKRAIDLDVDKYLTKPLDVTQILMHLKRIEMQKRLEREFEVYSRALNEVASIFWFDLELECLKVNPRAIASGGEHGVENEKLKEMARLALEKGGRHQEGNKIFSVAFNVAKEPKGFCLCVMESME; encoded by the coding sequence ATGACCTACATGGAAGAAGCAGTGGATTTGAGCGTCCTTTATGTGGAGGATGATGAGCTCTCTCGAAGCGGAATCTTTAACGCGCTCAAGCGCAAAGTCAAAAACATTCACTTTGCCGCCAATGGGCAAGAGGGGCTGGAGGTCTTTAAAGAGCATCGCCCTGATGTGGTGATCACTGATATTAAGATGCCTCTGCTTAATGGTCTAGAGATGGCCAAACAGATTTTAGAGATGGAGCCTTCGGTGGAGATCATCGTGGCGACGGCTTTTGAAGATGCGGAGCTTTTTAAGCGCGCGATTGATTTGGATGTGGATAAATACCTCACCAAGCCCTTGGATGTGACTCAGATTCTCATGCATCTCAAACGAATCGAAATGCAAAAGCGTTTGGAACGAGAGTTTGAGGTCTATTCTCGTGCGCTCAATGAGGTGGCTTCGATTTTTTGGTTTGATTTAGAGCTGGAGTGCCTCAAGGTCAACCCTAGAGCGATTGCCTCAGGAGGGGAACATGGAGTTGAGAACGAAAAACTCAAAGAGATGGCGCGTTTGGCGCTAGAGAAGGGCGGAAGACACCAAGAGGGGAATAAAATTTTTAGCGTGGCATTTAATGTCGCTAAAGAGCCTAAAGGATTTTGCTTGTGTGTGATGGAGTCAATGGAATGA
- a CDS encoding ABC transporter substrate binding protein, translating into MCSFPYFSRLFLFLGVFGLLLPPIYAEHTPDVLILNSYHRGLKWSDSTIEGAQKKLGELSPAPRIRVEYMDWKHHPTKENFRLLKEYYAYKYINHPFDVIIANDDAAFEFALLYKKELFGDPPLVFTGVSEDNLTLYSPLPPDVTGVIEKADTSGTIALASQLFPDLKNLYVVYDSTESGLSMGKEAIKELSQSHPWIRLISSEGKPLPAILEEINALPPQNSAVLLTVFYGTSGDEIGFESFAKSLAQKINKPLFVLYDFNLGTGALGGKIYSGKRVGERAAKLTEAILQGTPPSKLPLQNEGALESVVDYNAAKRFGVEDVGLPKETRWTGKPPSLLETHAKLVYATLAILVWLAILALFLAYHLRKTHLFNQELERKNEELEQLNDEITASEEELEAQYEELSATYEDLLKAQKRLDFMAYHDTLTGLNNRAALSLELHRFETHRTPYALILMDADNFKQVNDTLGHQFGDQVIIAATQRLASIGFEGVKLFRVSGDEFIALLPHAQNEEVKRFAKEVIQAFSKPLIVEGHLVYFAFSLGSALCPQDGVRKDEILTKADVAMYHSKTHQKGTLTLFEDHLLERIRQKQRLEKHLKGALERGEFTLHYQPQLHLPSGTFWGFEALLRWNNPELGPIPPDCFIPILEENHQIIQVGTWVLDEACAFAASLPLGTEERPPCVCVNISSHQLFHNDFEEMVLSTLKRHQLPPERLEIEITESVFIDSLGLVKERLERLRSEGIRVALDDFGTGYSSLSYLQALPITTLKIDKSFIDEIPSQSIQQGIISAIISIGKLMNLEIVAEGVETKEQLDHLALHFCDRIQGYLYAKPLPPLALKDFISTKGEA; encoded by the coding sequence ATGTGCTCCTTTCCCTATTTTTCTAGACTCTTCCTCTTTTTAGGAGTCTTTGGACTCCTTCTTCCCCCCATCTACGCTGAGCACACTCCTGATGTCTTGATTCTCAACTCCTATCATCGAGGTTTAAAATGGAGCGATTCCACCATTGAGGGAGCGCAAAAAAAGTTAGGCGAGCTCTCTCCTGCGCCTCGAATTAGGGTGGAGTATATGGACTGGAAACACCACCCCACCAAAGAGAATTTTCGCCTTCTCAAAGAGTACTACGCTTACAAATACATCAACCACCCTTTTGATGTGATCATCGCCAATGACGACGCCGCTTTTGAATTTGCTCTCCTCTACAAAAAAGAGCTTTTTGGAGATCCACCTCTAGTTTTCACGGGGGTGAGTGAGGATAATCTCACCCTCTACTCTCCGCTGCCCCCTGATGTCACGGGTGTCATTGAAAAGGCCGATACCTCTGGCACCATCGCTCTTGCTTCCCAGCTTTTCCCTGATCTCAAAAATCTTTATGTTGTCTATGATTCCACTGAGAGCGGTCTCTCTATGGGCAAAGAGGCAATCAAAGAGCTCTCACAGAGCCACCCATGGATTCGCCTCATCTCCTCCGAGGGCAAGCCTCTCCCTGCGATACTTGAAGAGATCAATGCCCTACCGCCTCAAAATAGCGCGGTCTTACTGACGGTCTTTTATGGAACAAGCGGAGATGAGATCGGTTTTGAGTCCTTTGCAAAATCTTTGGCACAAAAGATCAATAAACCCCTCTTTGTTCTCTATGATTTCAATCTAGGCACAGGAGCCTTAGGGGGCAAGATTTATAGCGGGAAACGCGTGGGTGAAAGGGCTGCGAAGCTAACTGAAGCGATTCTTCAAGGCACACCCCCTTCAAAACTTCCCCTTCAAAACGAGGGGGCGCTAGAGAGCGTGGTGGACTACAATGCGGCCAAACGCTTTGGAGTTGAGGATGTTGGCCTCCCCAAAGAGACGCGATGGACGGGAAAACCCCCTAGTCTTTTGGAGACTCACGCCAAACTTGTCTATGCCACGCTTGCTATTTTAGTTTGGCTGGCCATTTTAGCGCTCTTCTTGGCGTATCATCTACGCAAAACCCATCTCTTCAACCAAGAGCTAGAGCGCAAAAATGAGGAGCTAGAACAGCTCAACGATGAAATCACCGCTTCTGAAGAGGAGCTAGAGGCACAATATGAGGAGTTAAGTGCCACCTATGAAGACCTTCTTAAGGCCCAAAAACGCCTTGACTTCATGGCCTACCATGACACGCTCACAGGTCTAAACAACCGTGCTGCTCTCTCGCTTGAGCTCCACCGCTTTGAGACTCATCGCACTCCCTACGCCCTCATCCTCATGGATGCCGATAACTTCAAGCAGGTCAATGACACGCTGGGACACCAATTTGGGGATCAAGTGATCATTGCCGCCACTCAGCGCCTCGCCTCTATTGGATTTGAAGGGGTCAAGCTCTTTAGGGTGAGCGGGGATGAGTTCATCGCTCTTTTACCTCACGCACAAAACGAGGAGGTGAAGCGTTTCGCCAAAGAGGTGATTCAAGCCTTTTCCAAGCCACTCATTGTAGAGGGTCATTTAGTCTATTTCGCCTTTAGCCTAGGGTCAGCCCTCTGCCCTCAAGATGGAGTGAGAAAAGATGAGATTCTCACCAAAGCCGATGTGGCAATGTATCACTCTAAAACCCATCAAAAAGGAACCCTGACCCTCTTTGAAGACCATCTTCTAGAGCGAATCCGCCAAAAACAGCGCCTAGAGAAACACCTCAAAGGGGCGCTAGAGCGTGGAGAGTTTACGCTTCACTATCAACCCCAGCTCCACCTCCCTAGCGGTACGTTTTGGGGCTTTGAAGCGCTTTTGCGATGGAATAATCCTGAGCTTGGCCCCATTCCCCCTGACTGCTTTATTCCAATTCTAGAGGAGAATCACCAGATCATCCAAGTGGGCACTTGGGTCTTGGATGAGGCATGCGCCTTTGCTGCGTCCCTCCCTCTGGGCACAGAGGAGCGCCCCCCTTGTGTCTGCGTGAACATCTCCTCTCACCAGCTCTTTCATAACGATTTTGAAGAGATGGTTCTCTCCACACTCAAACGCCATCAGCTCCCCCCTGAGCGCCTAGAGATCGAGATCACAGAAAGTGTCTTTATCGATTCCCTAGGATTGGTCAAAGAGAGGCTAGAGCGCTTAAGGAGCGAGGGCATAAGGGTGGCCTTGGATGACTTTGGGACAGGCTACTCCTCACTTAGCTACCTCCAAGCCCTTCCCATCACCACGCTTAAAATCGATAAATCCTTTATTGATGAGATTCCCTCCCAAAGCATTCAACAAGGAATCATCTCCGCGATCATCTCTATTGGCAAGCTCATGAATTTAGAAATCGTCGCCGAGGGAGTCGAAACAAAAGAGCAGCTCGACCATCTTGCCCTCCACTTTTGTGATCGAATCCAAGGCTATCTCTATGCCAAACCCCTCCCCCCTTTAGCTCTCAAAGATTTTATTTCCACCAAGGGCGAGGCTTAA